The Carnobacterium divergens genome includes a window with the following:
- a CDS encoding CatB-related O-acetyltransferase — protein MKQFNNWSETKLLKDIVTNPLIEVGNGSYYSGYYANQDFEDGCVRYLWGDKKTKNLFNPIEEFGWTLDKLIIGNYVCIAAGVTILMGGNHNHHPDWITVYPFKNQIMDSYAPKGDTLIKSDAWIGMNAMIMPGVTIGEGAIIAAGSIVTKDIPPYTIVGGNPARIIKERFSEKEIQQLLEIRWFDWTPEQIKKAEPLLMSASIEELYLHYQEVVLKDTLL, from the coding sequence ATGAAACAATTTAACAACTGGTCAGAAACCAAACTTTTGAAGGATATCGTAACAAACCCCCTGATTGAAGTCGGAAATGGTTCTTATTATTCCGGCTATTACGCCAATCAAGATTTTGAGGATGGCTGTGTCCGTTATCTTTGGGGCGATAAAAAAACAAAAAATTTATTTAATCCAATTGAAGAATTTGGTTGGACGCTGGATAAACTTATCATTGGAAATTATGTCTGTATTGCTGCAGGTGTCACCATTTTAATGGGAGGAAATCACAATCATCATCCTGATTGGATTACCGTCTATCCCTTTAAAAATCAGATCATGGATTCTTACGCACCTAAAGGCGATACCCTTATAAAAAGCGATGCTTGGATTGGGATGAATGCTATGATTATGCCTGGAGTAACTATTGGGGAAGGCGCTATTATCGCTGCTGGATCAATTGTTACGAAGGATATTCCTCCTTACACTATTGTAGGTGGGAATCCTGCACGCATTATTAAAGAAAGATTTTCTGAAAAGGAAATCCAACAGTTATTAGAAATTAGATGGTTTGATTGGACGCCAGAACAAATAAAAAAAGCAGAACCTCTTTTGATGAGTGCCTCTATTGAAGAACTTTATCTGCATTACCAAGAAGTGGTCTTAAAAGATACTCTTCTTTAA
- a CDS encoding PTS sugar transporter subunit IIB, whose protein sequence is MGIDIRLVRIDDRLIHGQVAIVWAKRLDIQRIIVVSDAVTKDNIRKILLQQAAPPGIKVNVITVAKMIEVYSNPLFDGVKVILLFTNPIEVSQIVKSGIHFPTVNIGAMGYTSGKKMVANTIAVDDADLEAFHYLNAQGTELEIRKVITDNKQNLMDVLKKAKV, encoded by the coding sequence TTGGGGATTGATATCCGCTTAGTAAGAATCGATGATCGGCTCATCCATGGGCAAGTTGCGATCGTCTGGGCTAAACGGCTAGACATACAACGAATTATTGTTGTAAGTGATGCTGTGACAAAAGACAATATACGAAAAATCTTACTTCAACAAGCGGCTCCACCAGGAATCAAAGTCAATGTGATTACTGTAGCTAAAATGATTGAAGTCTATTCCAACCCACTGTTTGATGGAGTAAAGGTCATTCTGTTGTTTACCAATCCCATTGAAGTTTCGCAAATAGTTAAATCAGGTATTCATTTTCCCACCGTAAATATTGGCGCGATGGGGTATACCTCAGGAAAGAAAATGGTGGCGAATACAATTGCTGTTGACGATGCCGATTTGGAAGCTTTCCACTATTTAAATGCCCAAGGAACGGAACTGGAGATTCGAAAAGTCATTACTGATAATAAACAAAATCTGATGGATGTATTAAAAAAAGCGAAGGTTTAA
- a CDS encoding mannose/fructose/sorbose PTS transporter subunit IIA, with amino-acid sequence MVGIILASHGEFAEGILQSGAMIFGEQENVKAITLMPSEGPDDVKAKMEAAIASFDNQDEVLFLVDLWGGTPFNQANSLFEAHKDKWAIVAGMNLPMVIEAYASRFSMTSAQEIATHILGTAKEGVRIQPEELEPKEKTAAVVTEDAQPKGSLAPGTVVGDGKIKFVLARVDSRLLHGQVATAWTKSTQPNRIIVVSDTVAKDDLRKKLIEQAAPPGVKANVIPISKMIEISKDPRFGNTKALLLFENPEDVLRAVEGGVDIKEVNVGSMAHSVGKVVVSKVLSMGPEDVKHFEEMKEKGIKFDVRKVPNDSQANMDDILKKAKAELANAK; translated from the coding sequence ATGGTAGGAATTATCCTAGCAAGTCATGGCGAATTCGCTGAAGGCATCTTGCAATCTGGCGCAATGATTTTTGGAGAGCAAGAAAACGTAAAGGCTATTACGTTGATGCCAAGTGAAGGTCCAGACGATGTAAAAGCAAAAATGGAAGCTGCAATTGCATCTTTTGACAATCAAGACGAAGTATTATTCTTAGTCGATCTATGGGGCGGAACACCCTTCAATCAAGCAAATAGTTTGTTTGAAGCACACAAAGACAAATGGGCAATCGTTGCCGGTATGAATTTACCAATGGTAATTGAAGCTTATGCGTCACGTTTTTCAATGACGTCAGCTCAAGAAATTGCAACACACATTCTTGGAACAGCTAAAGAAGGGGTTAGAATTCAACCTGAGGAATTAGAGCCTAAAGAAAAAACAGCTGCTGTCGTTACTGAAGATGCACAACCAAAAGGATCACTTGCTCCAGGAACGGTTGTTGGAGATGGCAAAATCAAATTTGTATTGGCACGTGTGGATTCTCGTTTATTACACGGTCAAGTTGCAACAGCATGGACAAAATCAACACAACCAAATCGTATTATCGTTGTTTCAGATACAGTTGCAAAAGACGATTTACGTAAAAAATTGATTGAACAAGCTGCACCACCTGGTGTTAAAGCAAACGTTATTCCAATTAGTAAAATGATTGAAATTTCAAAAGATCCTCGCTTTGGAAATACAAAAGCATTGCTATTATTTGAAAACCCTGAAGACGTTCTTAGAGCAGTTGAAGGTGGCGTAGATATCAAAGAAGTAAATGTTGGATCAATGGCTCATTCCGTTGGAAAAGTTGTGGTAAGCAAAGTTCTTTCAATGGGACCAGAAGATGTTAAACATTTTGAAGAAATGAAAGAAAAAGGCATCAAATTTGATGTTCGTAAAGTACCAAATGATTCTCAAGCCAACATGGATGACATTCTTAAAAAAGCAAAAGCTGAATTAGCTAACGCAAAGTAA
- a CDS encoding PTS mannose/fructose/sorbose transporter subunit IIC, with protein MSIISIVLVILIAFLAGMEGILDEFQFHQPLVACTLIGLVTGNLTAGIVLGGTLQMIALGWANIGAAVAPDAALASVASAIILVLGGQGVKGVPSAIAIAVPLAVAGLFLTMIVRTLAVPIVHMMDTAAEDGNIRKIEMLHILAVCMQGIRIAIPAAALLFIPAETVQSFLESMPAWLTEGMAIGGGMVVAVGYALVINMMATKEVWPFFIIGFVVAAISQLTLIALGALGVALALIYLNLSKMGGSSNGGGGSNSGDPLGDILNDY; from the coding sequence ATGTCTATTATATCAATTGTTTTAGTAATATTAATTGCTTTTCTAGCTGGTATGGAAGGAATTTTAGATGAATTCCAATTTCATCAACCACTAGTAGCATGTACGTTAATCGGATTAGTAACAGGTAACTTGACAGCGGGTATCGTTCTTGGCGGTACACTTCAAATGATCGCTCTTGGATGGGCAAATATTGGAGCAGCCGTAGCACCAGATGCTGCATTGGCATCCGTTGCATCAGCAATTATTTTAGTATTAGGTGGACAAGGCGTTAAAGGCGTTCCATCAGCAATCGCAATCGCGGTTCCACTTGCAGTAGCAGGTTTATTCTTAACAATGATCGTTCGTACACTTGCAGTACCTATCGTTCACATGATGGATACAGCGGCAGAAGATGGAAATATCAGAAAAATTGAAATGTTACACATTCTTGCAGTATGTATGCAAGGGATTCGTATTGCAATTCCTGCAGCAGCACTTTTATTCATCCCAGCAGAAACGGTTCAATCATTCTTGGAATCAATGCCAGCATGGTTAACTGAAGGTATGGCTATTGGTGGTGGAATGGTCGTTGCCGTTGGTTACGCATTAGTAATCAACATGATGGCAACAAAAGAAGTATGGCCATTCTTCATTATCGGTTTTGTTGTAGCAGCAATTTCTCAATTAACATTAATCGCTCTTGGAGCACTTGGTGTTGCATTGGCATTGATTTACTTGAACCTTTCTAAAATGGGTGGTTCTTCAAACGGTGGCGGCGGAAGCAATTCTGGCGACCCACTAGGGGATATCTTAAACGACTATTAA
- a CDS encoding PTS system mannose/fructose/sorbose family transporter subunit IID → MAETEKIHLTKKDRLAVAWRSTFIQGSWNYERMQNGGWAFSMIPAIKKLYKTKEDRSAALKRHLEFFNTHPYIASPILGVTLALEEERANGAPVDDVAIQGVKVGMMGPLAGVGDPVFWFTVRPMLGALGASLAMGGNILGPIIFFVAWNLIRWGFMWYTQEFGYKAGSKITEDLSGGVLQDVTKGASILGMFVLAALVQRWVSIKFLPVVSEVKLDKGAYIEWDKLPGGGEGIRNAFEQVNSGLALSSTKVTTLQNNLDQLIPGLAALLLTFFCMWLLKKKVSPIVIILGLFVVGVLGHVIGLL, encoded by the coding sequence ATGGCAGAAACAGAAAAAATTCATTTAACGAAAAAAGATCGTTTAGCCGTTGCATGGCGTTCAACATTTATTCAAGGTTCTTGGAACTATGAACGTATGCAAAATGGTGGTTGGGCATTCTCAATGATCCCAGCGATCAAAAAATTATATAAAACAAAAGAAGATCGTTCAGCAGCATTGAAACGTCACTTAGAGTTCTTTAATACTCACCCATATATTGCTTCACCAATTCTTGGGGTAACCTTAGCACTTGAAGAAGAACGTGCGAATGGCGCGCCAGTTGATGACGTAGCAATTCAAGGGGTTAAAGTTGGGATGATGGGTCCATTAGCTGGTGTTGGTGATCCAGTATTCTGGTTTACAGTTCGTCCAATGCTAGGCGCACTTGGTGCATCTTTAGCAATGGGTGGAAACATTCTTGGTCCAATTATTTTCTTCGTAGCATGGAACTTAATTCGTTGGGGCTTTATGTGGTACACACAAGAATTCGGTTATAAAGCCGGTTCTAAAATTACAGAAGATCTTTCTGGTGGCGTATTACAAGACGTGACAAAAGGAGCGTCAATTCTTGGGATGTTCGTTCTGGCAGCCTTAGTACAGCGGTGGGTATCGATTAAATTCTTACCCGTTGTCTCTGAAGTTAAGCTAGACAAAGGTGCGTATATTGAATGGGATAAACTTCCAGGAGGAGGCGAAGGAATTCGCAATGCTTTCGAACAAGTGAACTCAGGATTAGCCCTTTCATCTACTAAAGTAACAACATTACAAAACAACTTAGATCAATTGATTCCTGGTTTAGCTGCATTATTATTAACATTCTTCTGCATGTGGTTATTGAAGAAAAAAGTTAGCCCAATCGTTATCATTCTTGGTTTATTCGTAGTTGGTGTGCTTGGTCACGTAATCGGTCTTTTATAA
- a CDS encoding DUF956 family protein, translating to MVESINTKVDLVIDATAFTGLTDYGKIMIGNNGFEFYNARDAHKFIQIPWEEVDQVIASVMFKGKWIPRYAIKTKRNGTFTFSSKNPKKVLRAMREYVDPSHMVQSLSFFDVIKRAFKSMGKKKTN from the coding sequence ATGGTAGAGTCAATTAACACAAAAGTAGATTTGGTGATAGATGCCACCGCTTTTACAGGTCTAACAGATTACGGGAAAATTATGATTGGAAACAACGGTTTTGAATTTTACAATGCTCGTGACGCCCATAAATTTATTCAAATCCCTTGGGAAGAAGTTGACCAAGTGATTGCTTCAGTCATGTTTAAGGGGAAATGGATTCCGCGTTATGCGATTAAAACAAAGAGAAATGGGACTTTCACCTTTTCGTCAAAAAACCCTAAAAAAGTTCTTAGAGCCATGCGAGAATACGTAGATCCAAGTCATATGGTTCAATCATTGAGCTTCTTTGATGTGATTAAACGAGCATTTAAATCAATGGGGAAAAAGAAAACTAACTAA
- a CDS encoding DUF1002 domain-containing protein, which yields MKLKKILTASFVGLITLGGLASAHPVQARTSINETWGKPAFTRGVTLNQSQIAETRKLLGIQSDDAVDEFVVDGNVISKYLQNSNNPGAQVYSSSLIQRTSAGDGVKVEIVTPENITLITTEQYRNASITAGVTDATIKVASAVPVTGEGALAGVFMAFDENGQALDKESIAVGQEELGVISGISEANKDNADFSDANLNVAFAEIKAELAKIHEKQDQLATKEDVEKIVNEALKNNNLEKVVTPEQTTQITNFMIRFQNSPAINNKELISQLNNFGKDVMNNAKNWLGEARNSLNSEEAQNFLQKVSNSWDRFVSWVTGFFN from the coding sequence ATGAAACTAAAAAAAATACTTACCGCTAGCTTTGTTGGATTGATCACACTGGGTGGATTAGCAAGTGCTCATCCAGTTCAAGCCCGTACGTCAATCAATGAAACATGGGGAAAACCAGCTTTTACAAGAGGCGTAACATTAAATCAAAGCCAAATTGCAGAAACACGCAAGCTATTAGGGATACAATCAGATGATGCTGTTGATGAGTTTGTCGTAGATGGCAATGTTATTTCAAAATATTTGCAAAACAGCAATAATCCAGGTGCCCAAGTTTATTCCAGTTCACTGATTCAGCGGACATCAGCAGGTGATGGTGTAAAAGTCGAAATCGTAACGCCTGAAAATATCACATTGATTACTACTGAACAGTATCGAAATGCAAGCATTACAGCAGGTGTAACGGATGCGACCATCAAAGTAGCTTCAGCAGTTCCAGTAACAGGAGAAGGAGCTTTAGCCGGCGTATTTATGGCATTTGATGAGAATGGCCAAGCATTAGACAAAGAATCAATTGCCGTTGGGCAAGAAGAGTTGGGAGTTATTTCAGGAATTTCAGAAGCGAATAAAGACAATGCAGATTTTAGTGACGCGAATCTAAATGTTGCCTTTGCTGAAATTAAAGCGGAACTTGCAAAAATTCATGAAAAACAAGATCAACTTGCAACAAAAGAAGATGTTGAAAAAATTGTCAACGAAGCATTGAAGAACAACAATTTAGAGAAAGTTGTGACACCTGAACAAACCACACAAATTACTAATTTTATGATTCGCTTCCAAAATTCGCCAGCGATTAATAACAAAGAATTGATTAGCCAACTCAATAACTTCGGAAAAGATGTTATGAATAATGCGAAAAACTGGCTTGGAGAAGCCCGCAATTCGTTAAACTCAGAAGAAGCACAGAACTTTTTACAAAAAGTGAGCAATAGTTGGGATCGTTTTGTCAGCTGGGTAACAGGATTTTTTAACTAG
- a CDS encoding helix-turn-helix domain-containing protein translates to MDTLMTKKDLAKLTLFRELVYTHPKELSLESFSELLQISKRSTLNTIEELAHDLEIEKDFKDLEIKKNKYCYSIVNSSPMNIEYFMVSLQLHYLKNSIQFNIIYSLLTKHFDSMIQLAEYLYISTPHLYRQMADLKRFLAGFKIDIVFTETKNENNLVGSPKHLKTFYYFFYWGISQGIAWPLEDLFPIKKFNKEFKLAFSAPAHNPSKTKKLEILFLLSYLDKRNPPFTLSEDIKEIATIFKELNDVSVYSHDYLTDEDELLFINLLSRISISELDNLEEKVALYSQVESLNSPIVKHSTELTESIFTQFFPDVFISIEDRAVTFYYIFIFHIYIYYFDTDLSVLFANPVSLKRFSTKSERFKLIEHKIMHFFHSITTEYNMKVDEKYLNGYYFLIASIIDYVDPMYLKIYIQYSKHVAGVNIIKRKLFTMFGKENIVIVDDINDARIIISDCFEHQKPDQILFFITEISRPEMWQNLMLLILKEKFQKSFRFPFILE, encoded by the coding sequence GTGGACACATTAATGACGAAAAAAGATTTAGCTAAATTAACTTTATTTAGAGAGCTTGTTTACACTCATCCAAAAGAACTCTCCCTTGAATCCTTTTCTGAATTACTTCAAATTTCTAAACGTTCAACACTAAACACGATTGAAGAACTGGCTCATGATTTAGAAATAGAAAAAGATTTTAAGGATTTGGAAATTAAAAAAAATAAATATTGTTATTCGATAGTAAATTCTTCTCCTATGAACATCGAATACTTTATGGTGAGTTTGCAACTACACTATTTGAAAAATTCAATCCAATTCAATATTATTTATTCACTTTTAACGAAACACTTTGATTCAATGATTCAATTAGCTGAGTATTTATACATCAGCACCCCCCATTTATACAGACAAATGGCTGATCTTAAACGCTTCTTAGCTGGTTTTAAAATTGATATTGTTTTTACTGAAACCAAAAATGAGAATAACTTAGTTGGTTCTCCAAAACATTTAAAAACATTCTATTACTTTTTTTACTGGGGAATTTCTCAAGGAATCGCATGGCCTCTTGAAGACCTGTTTCCAATAAAAAAATTCAACAAAGAATTCAAGCTCGCCTTTTCAGCTCCCGCTCACAATCCCTCTAAAACAAAAAAATTAGAAATTCTATTTTTATTATCTTATTTAGATAAAAGAAATCCGCCTTTTACACTTTCTGAAGATATTAAAGAAATTGCGACTATTTTTAAAGAACTTAATGATGTATCGGTTTATTCTCATGACTATTTAACAGATGAAGATGAGCTTTTATTTATAAATTTATTGTCTAGAATTTCGATTTCTGAGCTTGATAATTTAGAGGAAAAGGTTGCTCTTTATTCTCAAGTGGAGTCCTTAAACTCTCCAATTGTCAAACATTCTACAGAATTAACCGAGTCAATTTTCACGCAATTTTTCCCAGATGTTTTTATTTCAATTGAAGATCGTGCTGTTACCTTCTACTATATTTTTATTTTTCATATCTACATTTATTATTTTGATACAGACTTGTCTGTATTGTTTGCAAATCCTGTCAGCCTGAAACGTTTTTCGACTAAATCCGAGCGTTTCAAATTGATTGAACATAAAATTATGCATTTTTTTCATTCAATAACTACTGAATACAATATGAAAGTTGACGAAAAATATTTAAATGGGTATTACTTTTTAATTGCTTCTATTATTGACTACGTTGACCCTATGTATTTAAAAATATACATTCAGTATTCAAAACATGTGGCAGGAGTAAATATTATCAAAAGAAAACTCTTTACTATGTTCGGTAAAGAAAATATTGTTATTGTAGATGATATTAATGATGCCAGAATTATTATTTCTGATTGTTTTGAGCATCAGAAGCCCGATCAAATTCTATTTTTCATTACTGAAATTTCTCGACCAGAAATGTGGCAAAATTTGATGCTTCTGATTTTAAAAGAAAAATTCCAGAAATCTTTTCGCTTTCCATTTATACTAGAGTAA
- a CDS encoding LPXTG cell wall anchor domain-containing protein, producing MRTQKQELLLFFIIVLVLCFPSVSLANTTKSQVGIFFTEGNEADELVQEKKSNGKKNPSIGAKEVQRGDYLPQTGEQGQENILIVGSLLLVISVVGMNKIKRG from the coding sequence ATGCGTACGCAAAAGCAAGAATTGCTTTTGTTTTTCATTATTGTGCTAGTTCTTTGTTTCCCGTCAGTGTCTTTAGCAAATACGACAAAAAGCCAAGTAGGTATTTTTTTTACTGAAGGAAATGAAGCTGATGAGTTAGTGCAGGAAAAAAAGTCTAACGGAAAAAAAAATCCTAGCATAGGGGCTAAGGAAGTGCAAAGAGGGGATTATTTACCTCAAACAGGGGAGCAGGGTCAAGAGAATATACTTATAGTGGGGAGTCTACTTTTAGTTATTTCAGTAGTAGGAATGAATAAAATAAAACGGGGGTAG
- a CDS encoding WxL domain-containing protein, translating into MILKRMLVVGLISTSFLFSTATYAVTGDEVKGSEDGKSGTSYGSINLTPGDQTEGPTEPIKPTIPPGETGNRGSLTIDNVAPLLFDTHKLEGKEQVYTSVVMDSNAQVTDNRGEEAGWNLQVSQTAFIDSKDATKILKGAKLILPVGLLETAGTNVSLAPTVSAVEVNETPNVLMNALAGSGAGTWTSVFNKDEIKLTVPAGNKNGEYISTVTWSLMDAPK; encoded by the coding sequence ATGATTTTAAAAAGAATGTTAGTTGTAGGATTAATTAGTACAAGTTTTTTATTTAGTACAGCAACATACGCAGTTACCGGAGATGAGGTAAAGGGGAGTGAAGATGGAAAAAGTGGAACTTCTTATGGTTCTATTAATTTAACTCCTGGAGACCAAACAGAAGGCCCAACAGAACCAATTAAGCCTACAATTCCACCAGGGGAAACTGGAAATAGGGGTTCTTTGACAATTGATAACGTAGCCCCATTATTGTTTGATACACATAAATTAGAAGGAAAAGAACAAGTGTATACTTCAGTAGTAATGGATTCAAATGCCCAAGTAACTGACAACCGTGGAGAAGAAGCAGGTTGGAATTTACAAGTTTCACAAACTGCATTTATAGATAGTAAAGATGCAACGAAAATATTAAAGGGTGCAAAGTTGATCTTACCTGTTGGATTGCTTGAAACAGCTGGGACGAACGTATCTCTTGCGCCTACAGTGTCAGCTGTTGAAGTAAATGAAACACCTAACGTTTTAATGAATGCCCTAGCAGGTTCAGGTGCGGGAACTTGGACAAGTGTTTTCAACAAAGATGAAATTAAATTAACGGTACCAGCTGGAAATAAAAATGGAGAATACATCTCTACAGTAACGTGGTCGTTAATGGATGCACCAAAATAA
- a CDS encoding WxL domain-containing protein, whose protein sequence is MKKKLIGLSLSAGILVSITLMNNLQANAAEVSKGSSTANFELQAGDSTTIPEVIDPELLPPTGNKGPLSLDTVSSFNFQTKKLGAESKALLEATPVLGTKLGLQVTDERGEDLGWNLKVSATPFKTEDDTLELKGAVMTIPEGALTTKEGVDPLLTPTAFKVALSPTPTSIMKASTTQGRSTWVNSFEAKGEKVTLAVPSGNKVATYSSTITWSLEDAP, encoded by the coding sequence ATGAAAAAGAAATTAATCGGTCTATCCTTAAGTGCAGGTATTTTAGTTAGTATTACGTTAATGAACAATTTGCAAGCAAATGCAGCAGAGGTCAGTAAAGGTTCTTCAACAGCTAATTTTGAATTACAAGCAGGAGATTCGACGACAATTCCAGAAGTAATTGATCCAGAACTTCTACCACCAACAGGAAATAAAGGACCACTCAGTCTAGATACTGTCTCAAGTTTTAATTTTCAAACAAAAAAACTAGGTGCAGAATCAAAAGCGCTTCTTGAAGCAACGCCTGTTTTAGGAACTAAATTAGGACTTCAAGTGACAGATGAACGTGGGGAAGATTTAGGTTGGAATTTAAAAGTAAGTGCAACGCCTTTTAAAACCGAAGACGATACATTAGAGTTAAAAGGCGCTGTTATGACTATTCCAGAAGGAGCACTAACGACAAAAGAAGGGGTAGATCCACTTTTAACACCAACGGCTTTTAAAGTAGCGTTATCGCCAACACCAACAAGTATTATGAAAGCTAGTACAACACAAGGGCGTTCAACATGGGTAAACTCATTTGAAGCCAAAGGAGAAAAAGTAACTTTAGCTGTTCCATCGGGAAATAAAGTTGCCACCTATTCATCCACAATTACTTGGTCGCTAGAAGATGCACCATAA
- a CDS encoding WxL domain-containing protein, which produces MNKRFFLTALIISIPMAGGLQVSAASPGISDSKIDFLAGDGVVTPPVNPKEPDNLILPSPIDSSDPENEGTGQIGPLSVDYVSNLKFGKQKISGKTVAYKALNADPFVQVTDLRGSGDGWRLSAKMSRFINENNHELKGATLSMQSSIVKAGSTSNISLSPVSSDIVFDNQESKPVIIATNKGGRGTWLNVWSGADQANESIQLNVLAGTPEANTEYTSSITWELEDAPK; this is translated from the coding sequence ATGAATAAAAGATTTTTTTTGACTGCACTAATTATTTCAATCCCAATGGCTGGAGGATTACAAGTAAGTGCTGCCTCACCAGGAATATCAGACAGCAAAATTGATTTTCTTGCAGGAGACGGTGTAGTGACGCCACCAGTGAATCCAAAAGAACCAGATAATTTGATCCTACCAAGCCCTATAGATAGCTCAGATCCAGAAAATGAAGGAACAGGTCAAATTGGACCGTTATCTGTTGATTATGTTTCCAATTTAAAATTTGGAAAACAGAAAATTTCAGGAAAAACAGTTGCATATAAAGCATTGAATGCGGATCCTTTTGTACAAGTGACAGATTTACGTGGCTCAGGAGATGGCTGGAGATTATCAGCAAAAATGAGTCGGTTTATTAACGAAAACAATCACGAATTAAAAGGTGCTACCTTATCAATGCAAAGCAGTATAGTAAAAGCTGGAAGTACAAGTAATATATCACTATCTCCAGTTTCATCAGATATTGTATTTGATAACCAAGAAAGTAAACCAGTTATTATTGCAACGAATAAAGGAGGGCGGGGTACGTGGCTCAATGTTTGGTCTGGTGCCGATCAAGCCAATGAATCTATTCAATTAAATGTTTTAGCAGGTACACCAGAAGCGAACACTGAGTATACATCTTCAATCACATGGGAACTGGAAGATGCACCAAAATAA
- a CDS encoding DUF916 and DUF3324 domain-containing protein, which yields MKKLHLLTVVLLIGSLISPIIGQAEGSMAYSAKANIPENQINKTLTYFDLKMEPGQEQEITLTVSNSSDKETTIILSPNIATTNQNGVIDYSQNKVKLDSTLKIPLSSIISKKQEVTLAPNETKQVPFTLKMPDKPFEGLLLGGFYVTKKEEADASKEAEKNVQIKNNYSYVIGIQLREALTEVKPQLKMNQIKPTLLNYRTAITVNLQNTKATLIKEFDVHAKIRKKGNATVLHEITKTDMSMAPNSNFDFPINWNNQSLEPGTYTLEMTAKSGDNQWEFEEEFKISANESKTLNKDAVELEKSTPNWLMISLLAIGVITIMTSGIIYFIYKHKKKKEAERQARIRKQKKRKKAQAKKKKQQSENVNEH from the coding sequence ATGAAAAAATTACATTTACTAACCGTTGTATTACTAATAGGGAGCTTAATTTCACCAATTATAGGTCAAGCAGAAGGAAGCATGGCTTATTCTGCAAAAGCTAATATACCAGAAAACCAAATCAACAAAACACTTACTTATTTTGATCTGAAAATGGAACCAGGTCAAGAACAAGAAATTACCCTAACTGTTAGTAATTCTAGCGATAAGGAAACAACAATCATTCTTTCTCCTAACATTGCGACAACCAATCAAAATGGTGTGATTGATTATAGTCAAAATAAAGTAAAACTAGATTCCACCTTAAAAATTCCCCTCAGTTCCATTATTTCAAAGAAACAAGAAGTGACACTGGCTCCTAACGAAACCAAACAAGTTCCATTTACACTTAAAATGCCAGATAAACCTTTTGAAGGTCTTTTGCTAGGCGGATTTTATGTTACTAAAAAAGAAGAAGCAGATGCTTCAAAAGAAGCTGAAAAAAACGTGCAAATTAAAAATAATTATTCGTATGTGATAGGCATCCAATTAAGAGAAGCATTAACAGAAGTGAAACCTCAGTTAAAAATGAATCAAATTAAACCGACCTTACTAAACTATCGAACGGCTATAACTGTGAACTTACAAAATACAAAAGCGACGCTCATAAAAGAATTCGATGTCCATGCAAAGATAAGAAAAAAAGGCAATGCGACTGTTTTACATGAAATAACAAAAACAGATATGTCAATGGCGCCCAACTCAAATTTTGATTTCCCTATAAACTGGAACAACCAAAGCTTAGAGCCAGGAACCTATACATTAGAAATGACCGCTAAGTCAGGTGACAATCAGTGGGAATTTGAAGAGGAGTTTAAAATTTCAGCAAATGAGTCTAAAACGCTAAACAAAGACGCTGTAGAATTAGAAAAATCCACTCCAAATTGGCTAATGATTAGTTTGTTAGCAATAGGTGTCATAACGATAATGACTAGTGGAATCATTTATTTCATTTACAAACATAAAAAGAAAAAAGAAGCAGAACGTCAAGCTCGGATAAGAAAGCAAAAAAAGCGAAAAAAAGCTCAAGCAAAGAAAAAAAAGCAACAATCAGAAAATGTTAATGAACACTGA